A genomic window from Martelella lutilitoris includes:
- the ftsH gene encoding ATP-dependent zinc metalloprotease FtsH, which yields MERKNTFNFGYFLVAFLVIVGFQMWFTSRDVAQISYSDMINYIEKGQVQSVSIADNTIQGQFKDAVNGKDYFVTYRVPQELAVDFDKYKVDVTGVPDHTLLTKILSWVLPIVLFFAIWAWFFRKFAEKQGMGLGGMMNVGKSKAKIYVERKTGVTFDDVAGANEAKTELKEVVSFLTERDKFGRLGARIPKGLLLVGPPGTGKTLIAKAVAGEADVTFFSISGSEFVEMFVGVGAARVRDLFKQAREMAPCIIFIDELDALGRARNSFGGGGNDEKEQTLNQLLVELDGFDPSAGIVILAATNRPEVLDPALTRAGRFDRQVVMDRPDREGRAAILSVHMKKVKLADEVSADEVAALTPGFSGADLANLVNEAAIFATRRDGEFVTMEDFTLAVERIVAGSERRGRLLNPDERERVAFHEMGHALAAAALPKTDPVHKISIIPRSIGALGYTMQRPTEDRFLITAGELRDRMVVLLAGRAAEDIVYGEISTGASDDLARVTDIARQYVMSFGMDPEIGQAALEQQRMQYLDGAPGMGKPKDYSDVTAREVDLAVRKLIDAAYERARKLLSERRKDLDEGAKILLEKETITPDDFPPLVQQPLAQTRVLS from the coding sequence ATGGAACGCAAGAATACATTCAATTTCGGCTATTTTCTGGTGGCCTTTCTGGTCATCGTCGGTTTCCAGATGTGGTTTACGTCGCGCGACGTCGCCCAGATCAGCTATTCCGACATGATCAACTATATCGAGAAGGGGCAGGTCCAGTCCGTTTCCATCGCCGACAACACCATCCAGGGCCAGTTCAAGGACGCCGTCAACGGCAAGGACTATTTCGTCACCTACCGCGTTCCCCAGGAGCTCGCGGTCGATTTCGACAAGTACAAGGTCGATGTCACCGGCGTTCCCGACCACACGCTTCTGACCAAGATTCTCTCCTGGGTCCTGCCGATCGTCCTGTTCTTCGCCATCTGGGCCTGGTTCTTCCGCAAGTTCGCCGAAAAGCAGGGCATGGGCCTGGGCGGCATGATGAATGTCGGCAAGTCCAAGGCGAAGATCTATGTCGAGCGCAAGACCGGCGTGACCTTCGACGACGTTGCCGGGGCCAACGAGGCGAAGACCGAACTGAAGGAGGTCGTCTCCTTCCTGACCGAGCGCGACAAGTTCGGCCGTCTCGGCGCGCGCATTCCCAAGGGCCTTCTGCTGGTCGGCCCGCCCGGCACCGGCAAGACGCTGATTGCCAAGGCCGTTGCCGGCGAGGCCGATGTCACCTTCTTTTCCATTTCGGGTTCCGAATTCGTCGAGATGTTCGTCGGCGTGGGGGCCGCGCGCGTGCGTGATCTCTTCAAGCAGGCGCGCGAAATGGCCCCCTGCATCATCTTCATCGACGAACTCGACGCCCTCGGCCGGGCCCGCAATTCCTTCGGCGGCGGCGGCAATGACGAAAAAGAGCAGACGCTGAACCAGCTTCTGGTCGAGCTTGACGGCTTCGACCCATCCGCCGGCATCGTCATCCTGGCCGCCACCAACCGTCCGGAAGTGCTGGACCCGGCGCTGACCCGCGCCGGCCGTTTCGACCGCCAGGTGGTGATGGACCGCCCCGACCGCGAGGGCCGCGCGGCGATCCTTTCCGTCCATATGAAGAAGGTGAAGCTCGCCGACGAAGTGAGCGCCGACGAGGTCGCCGCCCTCACCCCGGGCTTTTCCGGCGCCGATCTTGCCAATCTGGTCAACGAGGCGGCGATCTTCGCGACAAGGCGCGACGGCGAGTTCGTGACCATGGAAGATTTCACCCTGGCCGTCGAACGCATCGTCGCCGGCTCCGAACGCCGCGGACGGCTGCTGAACCCCGACGAGCGCGAGCGCGTCGCCTTTCACGAGATGGGCCATGCGCTGGCCGCCGCGGCCCTTCCCAAGACCGATCCGGTCCACAAGATCTCGATCATCCCCCGCTCGATCGGCGCGCTCGGCTACACCATGCAGCGCCCGACAGAGGACCGCTTCCTGATCACCGCCGGCGAGCTGCGCGACCGCATGGTCGTGCTTCTGGCGGGCCGCGCGGCGGAGGATATCGTCTATGGCGAGATTTCCACCGGGGCATCGGATGACCTGGCGCGCGTCACCGACATCGCCCGTCAATATGTGATGAGCTTCGGCATGGACCCCGAGATCGGCCAGGCGGCGCTGGAGCAGCAGCGCATGCAGTATCTGGACGGCGCGCCGGGTATGGGCAAGCCGAAGGACTATTCAGACGTCACCGCCCGCGAGGTGGACCTCGCCGTGCGCAAGCTGATCGACGCCGCCTATGAGCGCGCCAGGAAGCTTCTCTCCGAGCGCCGCAAGGACCTCGACGAAGGCGCGAAAATCCTGCTGGAAAAGGAAACGATAACCCCTGACGACTTCCCGCCGCTGGTCCAGCAGCCGCTGGCGCAGACTCGGGTTTTGTCGTAG
- a CDS encoding class I SAM-dependent methyltransferase, with amino-acid sequence MADAHETAGNQAEAMDAMYRYQRHIYDLTRKYYLFGRDRMIDRLAVPEGGTVLEVACGTGRNLRKIAARYPDARLYGLDISEEMLISARANFAGSDARPLLLAADACHFSAAGFGVAGFDRIVISYALSMIPQWPLAVSAALDALNSGGSLHVVDFGQQEGLPRLFRAGLHRWLGHFHVTPRAKLHGVLQAEAAARRADFRFEAIGRGYAWHVVITRA; translated from the coding sequence ATGGCCGACGCTCACGAGACCGCCGGCAACCAGGCCGAAGCCATGGACGCGATGTATCGCTATCAGCGGCACATCTACGATCTCACCCGCAAATACTACCTCTTCGGCCGCGACCGGATGATCGACAGGCTTGCGGTGCCCGAAGGCGGAACGGTGCTCGAAGTCGCCTGCGGCACGGGGCGCAATCTCAGGAAGATCGCCGCCCGCTATCCCGACGCGCGCCTTTACGGCCTTGATATCTCCGAGGAGATGCTGATCTCCGCGCGGGCGAATTTCGCGGGAAGCGACGCCAGGCCGTTGCTCCTGGCCGCGGACGCCTGCCATTTCTCAGCGGCAGGCTTTGGCGTTGCCGGCTTCGACCGCATCGTCATCTCCTATGCGTTGTCGATGATCCCGCAATGGCCGCTTGCCGTCTCCGCCGCGCTCGATGCCCTCAACAGCGGCGGATCGCTGCATGTCGTCGATTTCGGCCAGCAGGAGGGACTGCCGCGTCTTTTCCGTGCCGGTCTTCACCGCTGGCTCGGGCACTTCCATGTGACCCCGCGCGCAAAGCTCCACGGTGTGCTACAGGCTGAGGCTGCCGCGCGCCGCGCTGATTTCCGCTTTGAGGCCATCGGCCGCGGCTATGCGTGGCACGTCGTGATCACGCGCGCGTGA
- a CDS encoding DUF3419 family protein, translating into MSTAEQDFRQTEKTSRLNAALLQHKAFSKEGFSERFFGLLFSGLVYPQIWEDPDVDIAAMELGPEHRVVTIGSGGCNVLAYLTRAPDRIDVVDLNTHHIALNRLKLTAFKRLPDHEAVLRLFGNGAKGNVRLYDTHIAPHLDAETRKYWESRDSLGRRRITVFERNIYRTGLLGNFIGAGHVVARLHGVKISELTEAKSLREQRRFFQEKIAPLFDKPLIRWTTSRKSSLFGLGIPPRQYEELARASTDGTLASVLCQRLEKLACHFSLKDNYFAWQAFARAYPNDGEGPMPTYLQREAFPLIRDNADRASVHHASFTELLREKPAASVDRYVLLDAQDWMNDGQLNDLWREITRTARDGARVIFRTAAEPSVIEGRLADESAAGWRYLEATSRELGMMDRSAIYGGFHIYEKV; encoded by the coding sequence ATGAGCACTGCCGAACAGGATTTCCGCCAGACCGAGAAGACCAGCCGGCTGAACGCGGCCCTTCTGCAGCACAAGGCCTTTTCGAAGGAAGGGTTTTCGGAACGTTTCTTCGGCCTTTTGTTTTCCGGCCTCGTCTACCCGCAGATCTGGGAGGATCCGGATGTCGATATCGCGGCGATGGAACTCGGACCGGAGCATCGCGTCGTCACCATCGGTTCCGGCGGCTGCAATGTGCTGGCCTACCTGACCCGCGCGCCGGACCGTATCGATGTCGTCGATCTCAACACCCACCACATCGCCCTCAACCGGCTGAAGCTCACCGCCTTTAAGCGGCTGCCGGACCATGAGGCCGTGCTCCGGCTCTTCGGCAATGGCGCGAAGGGCAACGTGCGGCTCTACGACACCCATATTGCGCCTCATCTCGACGCAGAGACCCGCAAGTACTGGGAAAGCCGGGACAGCCTCGGCCGACGGCGCATCACCGTGTTCGAGCGCAACATCTACCGCACGGGCCTGCTCGGCAACTTTATCGGCGCGGGCCATGTCGTGGCCCGGCTGCACGGCGTGAAGATTTCCGAACTGACGGAGGCGAAGTCGCTGCGCGAGCAGCGCCGTTTCTTCCAGGAAAAAATCGCGCCGCTGTTCGACAAGCCGCTCATTCGCTGGACCACGTCGCGCAAGTCCTCGCTGTTCGGCCTCGGCATTCCGCCGCGCCAGTATGAGGAGCTTGCCCGCGCCAGCACCGACGGAACGCTGGCCTCGGTGCTTTGCCAAAGGCTGGAAAAGCTCGCCTGCCATTTTTCGCTGAAGGACAATTATTTCGCCTGGCAGGCCTTCGCCCGCGCCTATCCGAACGACGGGGAAGGCCCGATGCCGACCTACCTGCAACGCGAAGCCTTCCCGCTGATCCGCGACAATGCGGACCGGGCGAGCGTGCATCACGCAAGCTTCACCGAGTTGTTGCGGGAAAAGCCGGCAGCGAGCGTGGACCGCTATGTGCTGCTTGATGCTCAGGACTGGATGAATGACGGCCAGTTGAACGACCTCTGGCGCGAGATCACCCGCACCGCGCGCGACGGCGCCCGCGTCATTTTCCGCACGGCCGCCGAACCTTCGGTGATCGAGGGTCGCCTGGCGGACGAGAGCGCAGCAGGCTGGCGTTATCTCGAGGCGACCTCGCGCGAGCTCGGGATGATGGACCGTTCGGCCATCTATGGCGGCTTCCACATCTATGAAAAGGTCTGA
- a CDS encoding J domain-containing protein: protein MSFWEKLVNFVSQSAGTVLTSVVEAVRTLFEGDPETRRQVAFSVSLIALSAKMAKADGFVSIEEVNAFHEIFEIPEGERQNVARLYNLARQDIAGYEAYARKLKNLCAEGDEGCPLLEEIIDGLFHIAKADGAVHEKELAFLARVAEIFGISEGRFTAICARHMDMGDRDPYGILGVSRSDDFKTIRTRYRALVAENHPDRLIARGVPKEFHAAANDRMARINAAYEAIERERKAA from the coding sequence ATGTCATTCTGGGAAAAGCTGGTCAATTTCGTCAGCCAGTCCGCCGGCACTGTGCTGACCAGCGTCGTCGAGGCCGTGCGCACGCTTTTCGAGGGCGATCCCGAAACGCGCCGTCAGGTCGCGTTCTCCGTCTCCTTGATCGCGCTTTCCGCCAAGATGGCCAAGGCCGACGGTTTCGTCTCCATCGAGGAGGTCAACGCCTTCCACGAGATTTTCGAAATCCCGGAGGGCGAGCGGCAGAATGTCGCGCGGCTTTACAATCTCGCCCGCCAGGATATCGCCGGCTACGAGGCCTATGCGCGCAAGCTGAAGAACCTGTGCGCGGAAGGCGACGAGGGCTGCCCGCTGCTGGAGGAGATCATTGACGGGCTCTTTCACATCGCCAAGGCCGACGGCGCGGTGCATGAAAAGGAGCTCGCCTTCCTCGCCCGCGTTGCCGAAATCTTCGGCATCAGCGAGGGGCGCTTCACCGCCATCTGCGCCCGCCACATGGATATGGGCGATCGCGACCCTTATGGCATTCTCGGCGTTTCGCGCAGCGACGATTTCAAGACCATCCGCACCCGCTACCGTGCCCTGGTTGCCGAAAACCATCCCGACCGGCTGATCGCGCGCGGCGTGCCGAAGGAATTCCACGCCGCCGCCAATGACCGCATGGCGCGCATCAATGCCGCATATGAGGCGATCGAGCGTGAGCGGAAGGCGGCCTGA
- a CDS encoding lytic murein transglycosylase, which translates to MISRTIRAVVVAAGFTSLFAGSAAAQQCGGDFSRFLSGVKSEAVQRGLSPSAADAVLSGASVSQSVLKMDRAQGVFKQTFLEFSQRTGSSARLNIGKQKIQQYAGTFDRARREFGVPAGVLTAFWAMETDFGAVQGNFNTRDALVTLSYDCRRPEIFRPQLLALIEMTQHGDFDPATETGAWAGELGQVQMLPEDIIRYGVDGDGDGHVRVKKSAPDALLTAANFIRSLGWRAGEPWIQEVTLPGNLPWDKTGFGGGLTAGQWFKLGVQPRDGNTRFANLPTALLMPQGRKGPAFLAYPNFNVYLEWNQSFIYTTSVAYFATRFEGAPAYDKGNPDPGLSDSQMKQLQTILSRKGFDVGKIDGILGAGTRDAVRSVQMQLGMPADGWPTPQLLRALQ; encoded by the coding sequence ATGATTTCCAGAACCATCCGAGCGGTTGTGGTGGCCGCCGGTTTTACTTCGCTCTTTGCCGGCTCCGCCGCCGCCCAGCAATGCGGCGGCGATTTCTCGCGCTTTCTGTCCGGCGTGAAATCCGAAGCCGTGCAGCGCGGGCTTTCGCCGAGCGCGGCCGATGCCGTGCTTTCCGGCGCTTCGGTGAGCCAGAGCGTGCTCAAGATGGACCGCGCCCAGGGCGTCTTCAAGCAGACCTTCCTCGAATTCTCCCAGCGCACCGGCAGTTCGGCCCGCCTGAATATCGGCAAGCAGAAGATCCAGCAATATGCCGGGACTTTCGATCGCGCCCGGCGCGAATTCGGCGTTCCGGCCGGCGTACTCACGGCCTTCTGGGCGATGGAGACCGACTTCGGCGCCGTCCAGGGCAATTTCAACACACGCGATGCGCTGGTGACCCTTTCCTACGACTGCCGCCGTCCGGAAATTTTCCGTCCGCAGCTGTTGGCGCTGATCGAGATGACCCAGCATGGCGATTTCGATCCGGCGACGGAGACCGGCGCGTGGGCCGGCGAACTCGGCCAGGTGCAGATGCTGCCGGAAGACATCATCCGCTACGGCGTCGACGGCGACGGCGACGGGCATGTCCGCGTCAAGAAGAGCGCCCCCGACGCTCTGCTGACGGCCGCCAACTTCATCCGCAGCCTCGGCTGGCGCGCGGGCGAACCCTGGATCCAGGAAGTGACGCTGCCGGGCAACCTGCCCTGGGACAAGACCGGCTTCGGCGGCGGCCTGACGGCCGGCCAGTGGTTCAAGCTCGGCGTCCAGCCGCGCGACGGCAACACGCGCTTCGCCAACCTGCCGACGGCGCTGCTGATGCCGCAGGGCCGCAAGGGCCCGGCCTTCCTCGCCTATCCGAACTTCAATGTCTATCTGGAGTGGAACCAGTCTTTCATCTACACGACTTCGGTCGCCTATTTCGCGACCCGGTTCGAGGGGGCTCCGGCCTATGACAAGGGCAATCCCGATCCGGGCCTTTCCGACAGCCAGATGAAACAGCTGCAGACCATCCTGTCGCGCAAGGGTTTTGACGTCGGCAAGATCGACGGCATTCTCGGCGCCGGAACCCGCGATGCGGTCCGCTCGGTCCAGATGCAGCTCGGCATGCCCGCCGACGGCTGGCCCACGCCGCAATTGCTGCGCGCCCTTCAGTAG
- a CDS encoding autotransporter outer membrane beta-barrel domain-containing protein, with the protein MRYSAIAINERHQTGHFFRQSLIATASTISIAAFSTCLAGGSAKADGGACGPPSNNLVICQNASYGDITYTAGTRLTLILNNDNMVVNGTVAVSTTQTSGNADSEIDLNSFQRINGTVSSTSAGGQSLVYTYDGLVDGKLVSTSAGQGNVSVTLSGTEVVGATNSTLVEALHNGNGDSFIILQQSPDQSTSSISVQSTGGQEAVAAHSKVTGFLSEAKITMNGGMVTAQGANSVGLFSEAGEGEAYVKVSAGNISSDGTAIRAITDKSGLNGHATIEIGETNVFVGRPGITGLIEAQSRNVDFFFNAGMLAHDGAAVVRLEAYGINVQTGPKTLIESSGVGTAGLEVIAQSATVSMDTPDFRANTLNAKSILLKAAGDGARFSLDSNAADIDALGVGASAIVLDANQKKNVTFEASFERGEYSVDASSKAVIEVIAADGTNATLNFKGASIEPVDSARTTTGNVVLISAPQSAQGASVTLNIATHTEFGWFDNTAIRNTVDSSGFQLNINVEDTGFVRGNTVLGGGASTFTMNGGSFDGTIYGDYDPFVHLSSPIVNTSNDHFVWNGGDITGSFRGQDGSDQVTVSLKKAPFDIEAFTFDGGNQNISVQRDVDVFTFQSTRVLKTIDANKIVNFEKLILDDSTVSISQGTLFLYNYGQPLSYDYGDLILRNNSQLTYMRGDNTDVLANIIIQDKDSAFIALGHGQISAGNNVFNSGTISLKNGVADGLFFVAGNYTGNGGFVSLDVDFSRATADTIVLSRNISGNTTVQVAPHGTVTYPQAIPIIRTNLPPSPSAFSLQNGHITVGAYTYNLTLEGQNFYLSPASGVSSLSSGELEALKGTAASVLADAGVNFQPYIPLYEAYQSALLEMTRLPSLKTRSGGRYEGGAALSSGPAPDAVWGRTGGGFAHFDPQSSTTGYDYDMSSFDIQAGLDGLFLDSADGALVGGLTAHYRTGEAKVHSRYGDSKLHPDGYGIGGTLTWFGADGFYADAQGELTWYSSELKAENLPFAPEDSDAFGYALSLEAGQAFGIGDGIALTPQAQLSFASVEIDSFTGAYSDHVSFSDGESLLARAGLAVSRESAWQDVNGEARSANIYGLANLYYEFLGKTTATVTQALDFSSEPDDFTGEIGFGGSIDWQAGKLRYSAFAEVTASTGFDTGSYGYGGNVGLKVRF; encoded by the coding sequence ATGCGGTATTCAGCCATCGCAATTAATGAACGGCATCAAACCGGACATTTCTTCAGGCAGAGTTTGATCGCGACTGCCTCGACCATATCGATCGCGGCGTTTTCAACATGCCTTGCAGGCGGAAGCGCCAAGGCGGACGGCGGAGCATGCGGCCCCCCTTCCAACAATCTGGTCATCTGCCAGAACGCCTCTTATGGAGACATTACCTACACTGCCGGAACGCGTCTGACGCTGATCCTGAACAACGACAATATGGTGGTCAACGGGACAGTCGCGGTTTCCACGACCCAGACATCCGGCAATGCTGACTCGGAAATCGATCTCAATTCATTCCAGCGCATAAACGGAACAGTTTCTTCAACCAGCGCTGGAGGTCAGAGCCTCGTCTACACTTATGACGGACTCGTTGACGGGAAACTTGTCAGCACCTCGGCGGGCCAGGGCAACGTGTCCGTCACGCTTTCGGGCACTGAAGTTGTTGGCGCGACCAATTCAACGCTCGTCGAGGCACTTCACAACGGCAACGGCGACTCATTCATCATCTTGCAGCAGTCACCTGACCAATCGACCTCCTCCATCAGTGTCCAGTCCACTGGTGGCCAAGAGGCTGTTGCCGCTCATTCCAAGGTGACAGGTTTCCTTTCGGAAGCGAAGATCACGATGAACGGCGGCATGGTCACCGCCCAAGGTGCGAACAGTGTCGGTCTATTTTCGGAAGCGGGAGAGGGCGAAGCCTACGTCAAGGTTTCGGCGGGCAACATCTCGTCGGATGGGACAGCGATACGGGCCATAACCGACAAGAGCGGTTTGAACGGTCATGCCACGATTGAGATCGGCGAAACCAACGTTTTCGTCGGAAGACCCGGTATCACCGGTCTCATCGAGGCACAGTCCAGAAACGTCGATTTCTTTTTCAACGCGGGAATGCTGGCGCATGATGGCGCGGCCGTTGTTCGGCTCGAAGCTTACGGCATCAACGTCCAAACGGGGCCGAAAACCTTAATCGAGTCTTCCGGCGTCGGTACAGCCGGCCTGGAAGTGATTGCCCAAAGCGCGACCGTCAGTATGGATACACCCGATTTCAGAGCCAATACCCTTAACGCGAAAAGCATCCTCCTGAAAGCAGCCGGCGATGGGGCGCGTTTCAGCCTCGACAGCAACGCAGCCGATATCGATGCTTTGGGTGTGGGTGCCAGTGCAATCGTCCTCGACGCCAACCAGAAAAAAAACGTCACCTTTGAAGCATCTTTCGAACGCGGTGAATACTCTGTGGACGCTTCATCAAAAGCGGTCATTGAAGTGATTGCTGCGGACGGCACCAATGCCACGCTGAATTTCAAAGGTGCGTCAATCGAGCCTGTAGACTCGGCGAGGACGACGACAGGCAATGTTGTCCTGATCAGCGCGCCCCAAAGCGCTCAAGGTGCATCGGTCACGCTCAACATCGCAACTCACACCGAATTTGGCTGGTTTGACAATACCGCCATACGCAATACGGTCGACAGCAGCGGCTTCCAATTGAATATCAATGTCGAGGATACGGGTTTCGTGAGAGGCAATACCGTACTCGGCGGCGGAGCATCCACATTCACCATGAATGGCGGCTCTTTCGACGGAACCATCTATGGTGATTATGATCCGTTCGTGCATTTGTCATCGCCGATCGTCAACACCTCGAACGACCACTTTGTCTGGAATGGCGGCGACATCACCGGGAGTTTCCGTGGGCAAGACGGCAGCGATCAGGTCACAGTCAGCCTGAAAAAAGCCCCCTTCGATATCGAAGCATTCACCTTCGATGGCGGCAACCAGAATATCTCCGTCCAAAGGGACGTGGATGTGTTTACCTTTCAGTCAACACGTGTCCTGAAAACCATCGATGCAAACAAAATCGTCAATTTCGAAAAACTCATCCTCGACGACTCAACTGTCTCAATATCGCAGGGCACCTTGTTCCTGTACAATTATGGTCAACCCCTCAGCTATGATTACGGGGACCTGATCCTGAGAAACAACAGTCAGTTGACATACATGCGGGGCGACAACACGGATGTGTTGGCAAATATCATCATTCAGGACAAGGACAGCGCCTTTATCGCACTGGGCCATGGACAGATATCGGCCGGGAACAACGTTTTCAACAGCGGAACGATTTCCTTGAAGAACGGAGTTGCCGATGGGCTGTTCTTCGTTGCCGGAAACTACACTGGCAATGGCGGCTTCGTCTCGCTCGACGTGGACTTCTCAAGGGCGACGGCTGACACTATTGTTCTCTCCCGTAACATTTCGGGCAACACGACGGTTCAGGTCGCCCCACACGGAACCGTAACATACCCCCAAGCCATTCCGATTATCAGAACGAATTTGCCCCCGTCACCCTCGGCCTTCTCGCTTCAAAACGGCCATATCACGGTAGGTGCGTACACCTACAATCTGACGCTGGAGGGGCAGAACTTCTACCTGTCTCCGGCCTCCGGCGTTTCGAGCCTCTCTTCTGGAGAGCTGGAAGCGCTCAAGGGAACCGCAGCGTCCGTGCTTGCAGATGCCGGCGTCAATTTCCAGCCCTACATCCCCCTCTACGAGGCCTATCAGTCGGCGCTTCTGGAGATGACGCGGCTGCCTTCGCTGAAGACGCGGTCGGGCGGGCGTTATGAAGGCGGCGCGGCGCTTTCCTCCGGGCCGGCGCCGGATGCCGTCTGGGGTCGCACCGGCGGCGGGTTTGCCCATTTCGATCCGCAGTCGTCCACCACCGGCTATGACTACGACATGTCGAGCTTCGACATTCAGGCGGGTCTCGACGGCTTGTTCCTCGACAGCGCAGATGGGGCGCTCGTCGGCGGCCTCACCGCCCACTACCGCACCGGCGAGGCCAAGGTGCATTCGCGCTACGGCGACAGCAAGCTCCACCCCGACGGCTACGGCATCGGCGGCACGCTGACCTGGTTCGGCGCTGACGGGTTCTATGCCGATGCCCAGGGCGAGCTCACCTGGTATTCGAGCGAGCTGAAGGCCGAGAACCTTCCGTTTGCGCCCGAAGACAGCGACGCCTTCGGCTATGCGCTCTCGCTGGAAGCCGGGCAGGCTTTCGGCATCGGCGACGGCATTGCCCTCACCCCGCAGGCGCAACTGTCCTTCGCTTCGGTCGAGATCGACAGCTTCACCGGCGCCTATTCCGATCATGTGAGCTTCTCCGACGGTGAGAGCCTGCTGGCCCGCGCCGGTCTTGCCGTCTCCAGGGAAAGCGCCTGGCAGGATGTCAATGGCGAAGCGCGTTCGGCCAATATCTACGGCCTGGCGAACCTCTATTACGAGTTCCTCGGCAAGACGACGGCCACTGTCACCCAGGCGCTCGACTTTTCCTCCGAGCCGGATGATTTCACCGGCGAGATCGGCTTCGGCGGCTCGATCGACTGGCAGGCGGGCAAGCTGCGCTATTCCGCCTTCGCCGAAGTCACCGCCTCCACCGGTTTCGACACCGGCTCCTACGGCTATGGCGGCAATGTCGGGCTGAAGGTCAGGTTCTGA
- the rplQ gene encoding 50S ribosomal protein L17 — translation MRHKNAGRKLNRTASHRKAMFANMAVSLITHEQIVTTLPKAKEIRPIVEKLITLGKRGDLHARRQAISQVKDVEAVKKLFDVLAPRYSERNGGYTRIMKAGFRYGDNAALAVIEFVDRDADAKGAADKARAEAEAEMEAA, via the coding sequence ATGCGCCATAAGAATGCAGGCCGCAAGCTGAACAGAACGGCAAGCCATCGCAAGGCGATGTTTGCAAACATGGCTGTTTCGCTCATCACCCATGAGCAGATCGTCACCACTCTGCCGAAGGCGAAGGAAATTCGCCCGATCGTCGAAAAGCTGATCACGCTCGGCAAGCGCGGCGATCTGCATGCCCGCCGTCAGGCGATCTCGCAGGTCAAGGATGTCGAGGCCGTCAAGAAGCTGTTCGACGTTCTCGCTCCGCGCTACAGCGAGCGCAACGGCGGCTACACCCGCATCATGAAGGCCGGCTTCCGCTATGGCGACAATGCCGCGCTCGCCGTCATCGAGTTCGTTGACCGTGATGCCGACGCCAAGGGCGCTGCCGACAAGGCCCGCGCCGAAGCCGAAGCGGAAATGGAAGCCGCGTAA
- a CDS encoding pyrophosphate--fructose-6-phosphate 1-phosphotransferase produces the protein MSRHKVAMLTAGGLAPCLSSAVGGLIERYSDIAPAAEIIAYRSGYTGLLTGDSFSITPAIREKAYLLHRFGGSPIGNSRVKLTNQKDCEKRGLVGAGEDPLKVAAERLADDGITILHTIGGDDTNTTAADLAAYLKNNGYDLTVVGLPKTVDNDVKPIRQTLGALTAAEYGAAFFDNISNEQSAAPRTLIVHEVMGRNCGWLTAATARAYLERLKTVDYVDGMLMNPAMKMIDGVYLPEMAFDLEAEAARLKEVMAKNGTVSLFVSEGACLDAIIAEREAAGAAVTRDAFGHVKLDTINVGNWFSKQFADLLGAERALVQKSGYYARSAPANADDLRLIHSMVDLAVESALDGVSGVTGHDVERSGQLRTIEFDRIKGGGHFDLETPWFAGVMEEIGQDFAPAD, from the coding sequence ATGTCTCGTCACAAAGTCGCCATGCTCACCGCCGGGGGGCTTGCTCCCTGTCTGTCATCCGCCGTCGGCGGTCTGATCGAGCGCTACTCCGATATCGCACCCGCAGCCGAGATCATCGCCTATCGCTCCGGCTATACCGGGCTTCTGACAGGCGACAGTTTTTCGATCACCCCCGCCATCCGCGAAAAGGCCTATCTGCTGCATCGCTTCGGCGGCTCGCCCATCGGCAACAGCCGGGTGAAGCTGACCAACCAGAAAGATTGCGAAAAGCGCGGCCTTGTCGGCGCCGGCGAGGATCCGCTGAAGGTCGCGGCCGAGCGGCTTGCCGATGACGGCATCACCATTTTGCACACGATCGGCGGCGACGACACCAACACCACGGCGGCCGATCTTGCCGCCTATCTGAAGAACAACGGCTATGACCTGACGGTGGTCGGCCTGCCGAAGACCGTCGACAACGACGTCAAGCCGATCCGCCAGACGCTCGGCGCGCTGACGGCGGCCGAATACGGCGCGGCCTTCTTCGACAACATCTCCAACGAACAGAGCGCCGCGCCGCGCACGCTGATCGTGCACGAGGTGATGGGCCGAAATTGCGGCTGGCTGACGGCGGCCACCGCGCGCGCCTATCTCGAACGGCTGAAGACCGTGGACTATGTTGACGGCATGCTGATGAACCCGGCGATGAAGATGATCGACGGCGTCTACCTTCCGGAGATGGCCTTCGACCTTGAGGCCGAGGCCGCGCGGCTGAAAGAGGTGATGGCGAAAAACGGTACGGTTTCGCTGTTCGTCTCCGAGGGCGCATGCCTCGACGCCATCATCGCCGAGCGCGAGGCGGCCGGCGCTGCCGTTACCCGCGACGCCTTCGGCCATGTGAAGCTCGACACCATCAATGTCGGCAACTGGTTCTCCAAGCAGTTCGCCGACCTTCTCGGCGCCGAGCGCGCCCTGGTCCAGAAATCCGGCTATTACGCCCGCTCCGCGCCCGCCAATGCGGATGACCTGCGGCTCATCCACTCCATGGTCGACCTTGCCGTGGAAAGCGCGCTGGACGGCGTCTCCGGCGTCACCGGCCACGATGTCGAGCGCAGCGGACAGCTGCGAACGATCGAGTTCGACCGTATCAAGGGCGGCGGCCATTTCGACCTGGAAACGCCCTGGTTTGCGGGCGTCATGGAAGAAATCGGCCAGGATTTCGCCCCCGCCGATTGA